The Pelotomaculum isophthalicicum JI genome window below encodes:
- a CDS encoding diguanylate cyclase, which yields MITRILVIRTLDVLKGLVNTGKIKTLAKNASAIFIQVFTSKANPQWVKNIETILHENLPGAIIVGASTSGEIANGQLFTNSTVISITFFKETTVKAFILDAATGGEVDLGKTLRADIENTCAKIAGVLLLTTTTTMDVSDFLTGFADAQVAYPVFGGGAGEYSSPVSEMKALIFCNSRHTFKGVVAVAFLGDGIKIETHNYLGWHPLGKEMVITEVNGYWVKKIDGQPAFKIYRRYLDIQNDKSFQHNAIVFPLMVKRDGRQYARPAMAVNEENAILFLADLKKGETVLFGYGDPNTIIEQAAAVQSLLAAFEPESIFLYSCAARRAFLHNDVELETKPFENIAPTSGFYTHGEINSSPNSINHLNYTMVAVGMKERNYGGKAAQIQNGHRKPLFQEDADLFAYQHSRFISRLLHFIRAVTDELEIANKETRRLAETDLLTQAYNRVKACELLNSEKNRCERYGSEFSIIILDIDFFKEVNDTYRHIAGDAFLVNIVKIIKKQVRAPDMLSRWGGEEFLIAMPETGLDGALVVAEKIRAAVEQTVFPGAGHQTCSLGVTSFKKGERIEELIERADAALYEAKQSGRNRVIAK from the coding sequence ATGATCACCAGGATACTTGTAATACGAACTTTAGATGTTTTGAAAGGCTTGGTAAATACCGGTAAGATAAAAACACTAGCGAAAAATGCCTCTGCAATTTTTATTCAAGTCTTCACCTCAAAAGCAAATCCGCAATGGGTTAAGAACATTGAAACCATTTTGCACGAAAATTTGCCGGGGGCGATTATCGTCGGCGCTTCTACCTCGGGAGAGATTGCTAACGGCCAGCTATTCACTAACTCTACGGTCATTTCAATAACGTTTTTTAAAGAAACAACCGTAAAAGCCTTTATATTGGACGCCGCAACCGGCGGAGAAGTTGATTTGGGGAAAACTTTACGCGCCGATATTGAAAACACGTGCGCGAAAATAGCGGGTGTGTTGTTGCTGACGACAACTACAACGATGGACGTGTCAGATTTTTTAACAGGCTTTGCCGATGCTCAAGTCGCCTATCCTGTTTTCGGCGGTGGCGCAGGCGAGTATTCATCACCGGTATCAGAAATGAAAGCCCTGATTTTCTGCAACTCCCGGCACACCTTTAAGGGTGTGGTCGCGGTTGCTTTTCTGGGAGATGGGATTAAGATTGAAACACATAACTATCTTGGCTGGCATCCGTTAGGTAAGGAAATGGTTATCACGGAAGTGAACGGCTATTGGGTGAAAAAAATCGACGGTCAACCTGCCTTCAAAATATATCGGCGATATCTGGATATTCAAAATGATAAGAGCTTCCAGCATAACGCCATAGTGTTTCCATTGATGGTAAAAAGAGATGGCAGGCAGTACGCCAGGCCCGCTATGGCAGTCAACGAGGAAAATGCTATCTTATTCCTTGCTGATTTAAAGAAGGGTGAAACAGTTCTCTTCGGTTACGGCGATCCAAACACAATTATTGAACAGGCTGCTGCAGTGCAAAGCCTGCTGGCAGCCTTCGAGCCTGAATCTATTTTCCTTTATAGCTGTGCCGCCAGGCGAGCTTTCTTGCATAACGATGTGGAGTTAGAGACAAAACCATTTGAAAATATTGCACCGACATCCGGATTCTATACACATGGAGAAATAAACAGCAGCCCGAACAGCATCAATCATCTCAATTACACTATGGTGGCGGTAGGCATGAAAGAGCGCAATTACGGCGGGAAAGCCGCGCAAATCCAAAATGGGCATAGGAAGCCGCTGTTTCAGGAGGACGCGGATCTTTTTGCTTACCAACATTCCCGGTTCATTTCCCGTTTGCTCCACTTCATTAGGGCGGTCACGGATGAACTGGAAATAGCCAATAAAGAAACTAGGCGGCTGGCTGAAACAGATCTCTTGACTCAGGCCTATAACAGGGTGAAGGCCTGCGAATTATTGAACAGTGAAAAGAACCGGTGTGAACGGTACGGTTCAGAGTTTTCAATCATTATTTTGGACATAGACTTTTTTAAGGAAGTGAATGACACATACAGGCACATTGCCGGAGATGCGTTCCTCGTCAACATCGTTAAGATCATCAAGAAGCAAGTGCGCGCTCCGGATATGTTGAGCCGCTGGGGTGGAGAGGAATTCCTCATCGCCATGCCGGAAACCGGGCTCGATGGCGCGCTGGTCGTGGCGGAAAAAATCAGGGCTGCGGTTGAACAAACGGTGTTCCCCGGAGCGGGGCATCAAACATGCAGTCTGGGTGTGACTTCCTTCAAAAAGGGCGAACGCATCGAAGAGTTGATTGAACGGGCAGACGCAGCTCTTTATGAAGCAAAACAGAGCGGCCGGAATCGAGTTATAGCTAAATAA